A stretch of the Salminus brasiliensis chromosome 19, fSalBra1.hap2, whole genome shotgun sequence genome encodes the following:
- the kdm3b gene encoding lysine-specific demethylase 3B isoform X1, with product MGDSLGLIGKRLLLLPSDGAPSAASDVGQAAWLRGTVRAVSVIGLASPGVEVFLEFEDRPRRQRSWVQVYGEEVRAALMESAIVWAPRSESTAGGTSASHWPALVFQPLVDRVGLGSLAPVEFFGTRKLEFLTNGSSLQRFEAEKDVRHTLLQEQPALHAAVSSWHRDSELQEILRKGPYTIQGRRVQVYQPEFEESWAFGLVSQHDPVSHIMEITMDQGEETQVVDPRVIHVMLAMDSVDESQDRRRKEMDGGKGEGGRRRRTASEDDEDITLKRFKGAREGDADGQNGSSSGKDCESMVTRGGETPSAGAVEGKDAVGVVSGRGSSNTSPEVGDAVSQGSASSTSSQQDHSSGRPVGFVKENGNASQSQDKMGPLASAVLPASTPTPPPLKPAPSAFSNTFPSLGQMPNLVPGTPAPKSSPTAEREDGVLLGYPKTAALVSPGPVTISSPSQDNAPSVILSAPSDLSQKAPVWGASPEANQTPKTATLAAGFSPSQPKQSSGAVFGDVPAQTNGSSQENKPFGFYFANSKEPQQQASDPSQNLFFQCMSQTQAQSPSITPGQTKDSNYFTALSECLSKEPPSLFKAAAPSEGLKKAVVASASAGLFGSAPPGSLVSMKEQPKVPDAKPAGNGILMTKPFGAGGDTLGKLATGFPTAIGNNPAVGSADIPKPSVGLGTSLGPGSAGLSGAGGGMRNTGSAIPGGGFGLLSGGKVKETHENLFLQSSKEPNPFLSYSGAVSHGPFSGLSASKPPSSVSAPLPASGSGILSQDPPASDSQPNLFTMAEPPKGMLSSQFVGSSSSSSSSSSSSSSPASFMSQDGQQVLKPNKEGSEGGAGACVNSEGQSASVSFDQTSQKFSLDERGQANKRDSDSSTNSDLSDLSEAEDTSEPSQKPGAQLSAIDGADGHKLKPQASAKSRPRSKPFKVGQSVLKDQSKVRRLKQSGEAFLQDGSCINVAPHLHKCRECRLERYRKSREQDSDDDDPNVACRFFHFRRLAFTKKGVLRVEGFLSPQQSDNMAMSLWLPTQNAQEGLDLDTSKYILANVGDQFCQLVMSEKEAMMMVEPHQKVAWKRAVRGVREMCDVCETTLFNIHWVCRKCGFGVCLDCYRLRKTQPHDEVDDSSDDEVFSWLKCAKGQPHEPQNLMPTQIIPGTALYNIGDMVHAARGKWGIKANCPCTSRHSKPAVRPTAPNGLSQSGAASSTGNGASTSATPRPDGDPTTSATIKVEPAAEGSSTETSSGPSNASSNATPPVAVQPAASKDLKGNPSSALHWLADLATQKAKEDSKDSGSLRAMMGREARTPFGLDAFSTLSKPSGPSPKLFNSLLLGSGPAQPKAEGTSLRDLLNSGPGKLPQAPDGGVPFPSVFSSSSGSDKMKGGLPTILDHIIASVVENKKAEGRRTSGSAETGELGTVPRREGVMGLSVLDPHTSHSWLCDGRLLCLQDPSNSNNWKIFRECWKQGQPVLVSGIHKKLNSGLWKPEAFSEEFGDQDVDLVNCRNCAIISDVKVRDFWDGFQVIARRLQGTDGQPMVLKLKDWPPGEDFRDMMPTRFDDLMDNLPLPEYTKRDGRLNLASRLPNFFVRPDLGPKMYNAYGLISTEDRKVGTTNLHLDVSDAVNVMVYVGIPEGNSNHENEADLAGYKEVSITIEEGDVDEMTKRRVYEGKEKPGALWHIYAAKDAEKIRELLRKVGEEQGQENPPDHDPIHDQSWYLDHVLRRRLYEEYGVQGWSIVQFLGDAVFIPAGAPHQVHNLYSCIKVAEDFVSPEHVKHCFRLTQEFRHLSTTHTNHEDKLQVKNIIYHAVKDAVGTLKAHESKLVRS from the exons ATGGGCGACTCTCTCGGTCTGATCGGGAAGCGACTGCTGCTGCTCCCCAGCGATGGAGCTCCTTCTGCGGCCAGCGACGTGGGCCAAGCCGCCTGGCTGCGGGGGACCGTGCGGGCGGTCAGCGTTATCGGCCTGGCGAGCCCGGGGGTCGAG GTGTTCCTGGAGTTTGAGGACAGACCACGGCGGCAGCGCTCCTGGGTGCAGGTGTATGGGGAGGAGGTACGAGCGGCTCTGATGGAGAGCGCTATTGTCTGGGCCCCCCGAAGTGAGTCCACCGCTGGGGGAACATCTGCCAGCCACTGGCCGGCCCTG GTGTTCCAGCCGCTTGTGGATCGTGTGGGGTTGGGATCGCTGGCTCCTGTAGAGTTCTTCGGAACCAGAAAGCTGGAGTTCCTCACCAATGGAAGCTCGTTGCAGAGATTCGAG GCTGAGAAAGATGTAAGACACACCCTGCTGCAGGAGCAGCCGGCCCTCCATGCCGCCGTCAGCAGCTGGCACCGGGACTCTGAACTGCAGGAAATTCTACGAAAAG GACCCTACACCATTCAGGGTCGGAGGGTGCAGGTATACCAGCCGGAGTTTGAGGAGTCATGGGCGTTTGGGCTTGTTTCGCAGCACGATCCTGTTTCCCATATTATGGAGATTACGATGGATCAG GGTGAAGAGACTCAGGTGGTTGATCCCCGTGTCATTCATGTAATGCTTGCTATGGATTCTGTAGACGAG AGCCAGGATCGGCGAAGGAaagagatggatggagggaaAGGTGAGGGTGGACGGCGGCGGCGTACAGCATCCGAAGATGATGAGGACATAACGCTCAAGCGCTTCAAAGGAGCCAGGGAGGGCGATGCAGACGGCCAGAATGGCAGCAGTTCTGGCAAAGACTGCGAGTCTATGGTAACGAGGGGAGGCGAGACGCCCTCTGCGGGAGCGGTAGAGGGAAAGGATGCAGTGGGAGTAGTATCTGGGAGGGGAAGCTCCAACACTAGCCCAGAGGTAGGAGATGCGGTCAGCCAAGGCTCGGCTAGTAGCACTTCCTCTCAGCAGGATCATTCCAGTGGTAGACCTGTCGGTTTCGTTAAGGAGAATGGTAATGCCTCCCAGAGCCAAGATAAGATGGGACCTCTTGCATCTGCAGTGCTTCCCGCATCCACCCCGACGCCGCCACCGCTGAAGCCTGCTCCTTCTGCTTTTTCCAACACCTTTCCATCTTTGGGACAGATGCCCAACTTGGTGCCTGGAACGCCTGCTCCCAAGTCCTCCCCAACAGCGGAGAGGGAGGATGGTGTCCTTTTAGGATATCCAAAAACTGCTGCTCTGGTGTCTCCAGGCCCGGTCACAATCTCCTCACCTTCCCAGGACAACGCTCCCAGTGTGATCCTTTCTGCACCCTCAGACCTCAGCCAGAAGGCTCCTGTTTGGGGTGCTTCCCCAGAAGCAAACCAA ACACCCAAGACCGCCACTCTCGCTGCAGGATTCAGCCCTTCACAGCCTAAGCAGTCCAGCGGTGCCGTATTTGGTGATGTTCCTGCACAGACAAATGGGTCTTCCCAGGAGAACAAGCCCTTTGGATTTTATTTTGCCAACTCAAAAGAACCTCAGCAGCAGGCATCTGATCCATCGCAGAACTTATTCTTCCAGTGCATGTCCCAGACACAAGCTCAAAGCCCGAGCATCACTCCGGGCCAGACAAAGGACAGTAACTACTTTACAGCCTTGTCTGAGTGCCTGAGCAAAGAGCCGCCAAGCTTGTTCAAGGCTGCCGCTCCCTCGGAGGGCCTCAAAAAGGCAGTTGTGGCTTCTGCATCTGCAGGACTCTTTGGTTCAGCACCCCCTGGCAGCTTGGTGTCAATGAAGGAGCAGCCCAAAGTGCCTGATGCCAAGCCAGCAGGTAATGGAATTCTAATGACCAAGCCTTTTGGAGCAGGAGGAGACACGCTAGGAAAACTGGCCACTGGTTTCCCCACGGCTATTGGAAACAACCCTGCTGTAGGTTCAGCGGACATTCCCAAACCTTCTGTAGGGCTTGGGACCTCCTTGGGTCCGGGGTCCGCTGGACTtagtggtgctggtggtgggaTGAGAAACACCGGTAGTGCTATCCCCGGTGGCGGTTTTGGTTTGCTCTCGGGCGGCAAAGTTAAAGAAACTCACGAGAACCTGTTTCTGCAGTCCTCAAAGGAGCCCAATCCATTTCTCTCTTACAGTGGTGCTGTCTCACACGGTCCATTCAGTGGATTGTCCGCCTCAAAACCGCCCTCGTCCGTGTCCGCTCCTTTGCCTGCAAGTGGTTCTGGTATTCTTAGCCAAGATCCACCTGCGTCTGATAGCCAGCCAAATTTATTCACCATGGCCGAACCTCCCAAGGGAATGCTATCTTCCCAGTTTGTcggatcatcatcatcatcatcgtcatcatcatcttcttcctcttctcctgcTTCTTTTATGTCCCAAGATGGGCAACAGGTGCTCAAACCCAACAAAGAGGGCTCAGAGGGTGGAGCTGGAGCTTGTGTGAACTCTGAGGGCCAGAGTGCCTCTGTGTCCTTCGACCAGACGTCTCAGAAGTTCTCCCTGGATGAGCGCGGCCAGGCGAACAAACGGGACTCTGACTCCAGCACGAACAGTGACCTGTCTGACCTGAGTGAGGCTGAGGATACCTCAGAACCGAGCCAGAAGCCTGGCGCCCAGCTTTCTGCTATAGATGGGGCTGATGGGCACAAACTTAAGCCCCAGGCTTCTGCTAAAAGCCGGCCAAGGAGCAAACCCTTCAAAG TTGGTCAGTCAGTGCTCAAGGACCAGAGTAAGGTGCGGCGGCTGAAGCAGTCCGGTGAGGCCTTCCTGCAAGACGGCTCCTGTATCAACGTAGCGCCGCACCTGCACAAGTGCCGGGAGTGCCGTCTGGAACGCTACCGCAAGTCCCGTGAGCAAGATTCAGACGATGACGACCCCAACGTGGCCTGTCGCTTTTTCCACTTCCGCAG ACTAGCGTTCACGAAGAAGGGCGTGCTTCGCGTTGAGGGCTTCCTAAGCCCACAGCAGAGTGATAACATGGCCATGAGTCTGTGGCTCCCCACCCAAAATGCACAGGAAGGTCTCGATCTGGACACGTCCAAGTACATCCTGGCCAACGTCGGCGACCAGTTCTGCCAGCTCGTTATGTCCGAGAAAGAGGccatgatgatggtggagcctCATC AGAAGGTGGCGTGGAAGCGAGCAGTGCGGGGCGTGAGGGAGATGTGTGATGTGTGCGAGACGACGCTCTTCAACATCCACTGGGTGTGTCGCAAGTGTGGCTTCGGTGTCTGTCTGGATTGCTACCGGCTacggaagacccagccacatgaTG AGGTGGACGACTCTTCAGATGATGAAGTTTTCTCATGGCTAAAGTGTGCGAAAGGTCAACCTCATGAACCCCAGAACCTCATGCCCACCCAAATTATACCTGGCACAG CACTATATAATATAGGGGACATGGTACATGCAGCGCGAGGCAAGTGGGGAATTAAGGCGAACTGTCCCTGCACCAGTCGACACAGCAAACCTGCAGTGCGGCCCACTGCTCCCAATGGCCTTTCACAA TCCGGTGCAGCATCAAGTACGGGGAATGGTGCTTCCACTTCAGCCACGCCCCGCCCAGACGGAGATCCCACAACGTCTGCGACGATCAAAGTGGAACCTGCTGCAGAGGGAAGCAGTACTGAAACATCATCAGGGCCTAGCAACGCCAGCAGTAACGCTACACCTCCAGTCGCTGTCCAGCCAGCTGCCTCCAAGGATCTCAAAGGCAACCCCTCCTCTGCCCTCCATTGGCTCGCTGACCTGGCCACGCAGAAGGCCAAAGAGGACTCCAAAG ATTCGGGCTCTCTGCGGGCCATGATGGGTCGTGAAGCCCGTACTCCTTTCGGCCTGGATGCCTTCAGCACCCTCTCCAAACCATCAGGCCCGAGTCCCAAGCTTTTCAACAGCCTGCTGCTGGGCTCAGGGCCAGCCCAGCCCAAAGCCGAGGGCACAAGTCTGCGCGACTTGCTTAACTCCGGCCCTGGCAAACTGCCTCAGGCTCCTGATGGTGGAGTCCCCTTCCCCTCAGTGTTCTCTTCCTCGTCAGGG TCTGACAAGATGAAGGGAGGTTTACCTACCATTCTGGATCACATCATTGCTTCTGTGGTGGAGAACAAGAAGGCAGAAGGGCGCCGCACCTCGGGCTCAGCAGAAACTGGGGAGTTGGGAACTGTCCCGCGCAGGGAAGGGGTGATGGGCCTTAGTGTTCTGGACCCCCACACTTCACACTCTTGGCTGTGCGACGGCCGACTCCTGTGCTTGCAGGACCCCAGCAACAGCAACAACTGGAAGATCTTCAGAGAGTGTTGGAAACAGGGTCAG CCGGTGCTGGTGTCGGGCATCCACAAAAAGCTCAACAGCGGTCTGTGGAAGCCAGAAGCCTTCAGCGAGGAGTTCGGAGACCAGGATGTGGATCTGGTCAACTGCAGGAACTGTGCCATCATCTCTGACGTCAAGGTCCGAGACTTCTGGGACGGCTTCCAGGTCATCGCCA GACGATTGCAGGGTACAGATGGCCAGCCCATGGTACTGAAACTCAAAGACTGGCCTCCAGGGGAAGACTTCCGAGACATGATGCCCACTCG GTTCGATGACCTCATGGACAATCTGCCTCTACCTGAGTACACTAAAAGAGATGGCCGACTCAACCTGGCCTCCCGTCTTCCCAACTTCTTTGTGCGGCCGGATCTGGGCCCCAAGATGTATAATGCGTACG GTCTGATCTCTACGGAGGACAGGAAAGTTGGCACAACTAACCTGCATCTGGACGTGTCCGATGCCGTTAACGTGATGGTGTACGTGGGAATCCCTGAAGGAAACAGTAACCATGAAAACG AAGCAGACCTCGCTGGATACAAAG AGGTGTCCATCACCATAGAAGAGGGTGACGTGGATGAGATGACGAAGAGAAGGGTGTACGAGGGCAAGGAGAAACCAGGGGCACTCTGGCACATCTACGCTGCAAAGGATGCGGAGAAAATCCGAGAGCTTCTTCGCAAG GTGGGAGAAGAGCAGGGTCAGGAGAACCCTCCAGATCACGACCCCATCCATGACCAGAGCTGGTATCTGGACCATGTACTGCGGCGCCGGCTCTATGAGGAGTATGGGGTGCAGGGCTGGTCGATCGTGCAGTTCCTTGGCGATGCAGTGTTTATTCCTGCTGGAGCGCCCCATCAG GTTCACAACCTGTACAGTTGCATTAAGGTGGCGGAGGACTTTGTCTCACCGGAGCACGTAAAGCACTGCTTCAGACTGACACAGGAGTTCCGACATCTTtccactacacacactaatCACGAGGACAAGCTACAG GTGAAAAACATCATCTACCATGCTGTGAAGGATGCCGTGGGAACGCTGAAAGCCCATGAGTCGAAGCTTGTCCGTTCGTAG
- the kdm3b gene encoding lysine-specific demethylase 3B isoform X2: MGDSLGLIGKRLLLLPSDGAPSAASDVGQAAWLRGTVRAVSVIGLASPGVEVFLEFEDRPRRQRSWVQVYGEEVRAALMESAIVWAPRSESTAGGTSASHWPALVFQPLVDRVGLGSLAPVEFFGTRKLEFLTNGSSLQRFEAEKDVRHTLLQEQPALHAAVSSWHRDSELQEILRKGPYTIQGRRVQVYQPEFEESWAFGLVSQHDPVSHIMEITMDQGEETQVVDPRVIHVMLAMDSVDESQDRRRKEMDGGKGEGGRRRRTASEDDEDITLKRFKGAREGDADGQNGSSSGKDCESMVTRGGETPSAGAVEGKDAVGVVSGRGSSNTSPEVGDAVSQGSASSTSSQQDHSSGRPVGFVKENGNASQSQDKMGPLASAVLPASTPTPPPLKPAPSAFSNTFPSLGQMPNLVPGTPAPKSSPTAEREDGVLLGYPKTAALVSPGPVTISSPSQDNAPSVILSAPSDLSQKAPVWGASPEANQTPKTATLAAGFSPSQPKQSSGAVFGDVPAQTNGSSQENKPFGFYFANSKEPQQQASDPSQNLFFQCMSQTQAQSPSITPGQTKDSNYFTALSECLSKEPPSLFKAAAPSEGLKKAVVASASAGLFGSAPPGSLVSMKEQPKVPDAKPAGNGILMTKPFGAGGDTLGKLATGFPTAIGNNPAVGSADIPKPSVGLGTSLGPGSAGLSGAGGGMRNTGSAIPGGGFGLLSGGKVKETHENLFLQSSKEPNPFLSYSGAVSHGPFSGLSASKPPSSVSAPLPASGSGILSQDPPASDSQPNLFTMAEPPKGMLSSQFVGSSSSSSSSSSSSSSPASFMSQDGQQVLKPNKEGSEGGAGACVNSEGQSASVSFDQTSQKFSLDERGQANKRDSDSSTNSDLSDLSEAEDTSEPSQKPGAQLSAIDGADGHKLKPQASAKSRPRSKPFKVGQSVLKDQSKVRRLKQSGEAFLQDGSCINVAPHLHKCRECRLERYRKSREQDSDDDDPNVACRFFHFRRLAFTKKGVLRVEGFLSPQQSDNMAMSLWLPTQNAQEGLDLDTSKYILANVGDQFCQLVMSEKEAMMMVEPHQKVAWKRAVRGVREMCDVCETTLFNIHWVCRKCGFGVCLDCYRLRKTQPHDEVDDSSDDEVFSWLKCAKGQPHEPQNLMPTQIIPGTALYNIGDMVHAARGKWGIKANCPCTSRHSKPAVRPTAPNGLSQSGAASSTGNGASTSATPRPDGDPTTSATIKVEPAAEGSSTETSSGPSNASSNATPPVAVQPAASKDLKGNPSSALHWLADLATQKAKEDSKDSGSLRAMMGREARTPFGLDAFSTLSKPSGPSPKLFNSLLLGSGPAQPKAEGTSLRDLLNSGPGKLPQAPDGGVPFPSVFSSSSGSDKMKGGLPTILDHIIASVVENKKAEGRRTSGSAETGELGTVPRREGVMGLSVLDPHTSHSWLCDGRLLCLQDPSNSNNWKIFRECWKQGQPVLVSGIHKKLNSGLWKPEAFSEEFGDQDVDLVNCRNCAIISDVKVRDFWDGFQVIARRLQGTDGQPMVLKLKDWPPGEDFRDMMPTRFDDLMDNLPLPEYTKRDGRLNLASRLPNFFVRPDLGPKMYNAYGLISTEDRKVGTTNLHLDVSDAVNVMVYVGIPEGNSNHENEVSITIEEGDVDEMTKRRVYEGKEKPGALWHIYAAKDAEKIRELLRKVGEEQGQENPPDHDPIHDQSWYLDHVLRRRLYEEYGVQGWSIVQFLGDAVFIPAGAPHQVHNLYSCIKVAEDFVSPEHVKHCFRLTQEFRHLSTTHTNHEDKLQVKNIIYHAVKDAVGTLKAHESKLVRS, translated from the exons ATGGGCGACTCTCTCGGTCTGATCGGGAAGCGACTGCTGCTGCTCCCCAGCGATGGAGCTCCTTCTGCGGCCAGCGACGTGGGCCAAGCCGCCTGGCTGCGGGGGACCGTGCGGGCGGTCAGCGTTATCGGCCTGGCGAGCCCGGGGGTCGAG GTGTTCCTGGAGTTTGAGGACAGACCACGGCGGCAGCGCTCCTGGGTGCAGGTGTATGGGGAGGAGGTACGAGCGGCTCTGATGGAGAGCGCTATTGTCTGGGCCCCCCGAAGTGAGTCCACCGCTGGGGGAACATCTGCCAGCCACTGGCCGGCCCTG GTGTTCCAGCCGCTTGTGGATCGTGTGGGGTTGGGATCGCTGGCTCCTGTAGAGTTCTTCGGAACCAGAAAGCTGGAGTTCCTCACCAATGGAAGCTCGTTGCAGAGATTCGAG GCTGAGAAAGATGTAAGACACACCCTGCTGCAGGAGCAGCCGGCCCTCCATGCCGCCGTCAGCAGCTGGCACCGGGACTCTGAACTGCAGGAAATTCTACGAAAAG GACCCTACACCATTCAGGGTCGGAGGGTGCAGGTATACCAGCCGGAGTTTGAGGAGTCATGGGCGTTTGGGCTTGTTTCGCAGCACGATCCTGTTTCCCATATTATGGAGATTACGATGGATCAG GGTGAAGAGACTCAGGTGGTTGATCCCCGTGTCATTCATGTAATGCTTGCTATGGATTCTGTAGACGAG AGCCAGGATCGGCGAAGGAaagagatggatggagggaaAGGTGAGGGTGGACGGCGGCGGCGTACAGCATCCGAAGATGATGAGGACATAACGCTCAAGCGCTTCAAAGGAGCCAGGGAGGGCGATGCAGACGGCCAGAATGGCAGCAGTTCTGGCAAAGACTGCGAGTCTATGGTAACGAGGGGAGGCGAGACGCCCTCTGCGGGAGCGGTAGAGGGAAAGGATGCAGTGGGAGTAGTATCTGGGAGGGGAAGCTCCAACACTAGCCCAGAGGTAGGAGATGCGGTCAGCCAAGGCTCGGCTAGTAGCACTTCCTCTCAGCAGGATCATTCCAGTGGTAGACCTGTCGGTTTCGTTAAGGAGAATGGTAATGCCTCCCAGAGCCAAGATAAGATGGGACCTCTTGCATCTGCAGTGCTTCCCGCATCCACCCCGACGCCGCCACCGCTGAAGCCTGCTCCTTCTGCTTTTTCCAACACCTTTCCATCTTTGGGACAGATGCCCAACTTGGTGCCTGGAACGCCTGCTCCCAAGTCCTCCCCAACAGCGGAGAGGGAGGATGGTGTCCTTTTAGGATATCCAAAAACTGCTGCTCTGGTGTCTCCAGGCCCGGTCACAATCTCCTCACCTTCCCAGGACAACGCTCCCAGTGTGATCCTTTCTGCACCCTCAGACCTCAGCCAGAAGGCTCCTGTTTGGGGTGCTTCCCCAGAAGCAAACCAA ACACCCAAGACCGCCACTCTCGCTGCAGGATTCAGCCCTTCACAGCCTAAGCAGTCCAGCGGTGCCGTATTTGGTGATGTTCCTGCACAGACAAATGGGTCTTCCCAGGAGAACAAGCCCTTTGGATTTTATTTTGCCAACTCAAAAGAACCTCAGCAGCAGGCATCTGATCCATCGCAGAACTTATTCTTCCAGTGCATGTCCCAGACACAAGCTCAAAGCCCGAGCATCACTCCGGGCCAGACAAAGGACAGTAACTACTTTACAGCCTTGTCTGAGTGCCTGAGCAAAGAGCCGCCAAGCTTGTTCAAGGCTGCCGCTCCCTCGGAGGGCCTCAAAAAGGCAGTTGTGGCTTCTGCATCTGCAGGACTCTTTGGTTCAGCACCCCCTGGCAGCTTGGTGTCAATGAAGGAGCAGCCCAAAGTGCCTGATGCCAAGCCAGCAGGTAATGGAATTCTAATGACCAAGCCTTTTGGAGCAGGAGGAGACACGCTAGGAAAACTGGCCACTGGTTTCCCCACGGCTATTGGAAACAACCCTGCTGTAGGTTCAGCGGACATTCCCAAACCTTCTGTAGGGCTTGGGACCTCCTTGGGTCCGGGGTCCGCTGGACTtagtggtgctggtggtgggaTGAGAAACACCGGTAGTGCTATCCCCGGTGGCGGTTTTGGTTTGCTCTCGGGCGGCAAAGTTAAAGAAACTCACGAGAACCTGTTTCTGCAGTCCTCAAAGGAGCCCAATCCATTTCTCTCTTACAGTGGTGCTGTCTCACACGGTCCATTCAGTGGATTGTCCGCCTCAAAACCGCCCTCGTCCGTGTCCGCTCCTTTGCCTGCAAGTGGTTCTGGTATTCTTAGCCAAGATCCACCTGCGTCTGATAGCCAGCCAAATTTATTCACCATGGCCGAACCTCCCAAGGGAATGCTATCTTCCCAGTTTGTcggatcatcatcatcatcatcgtcatcatcatcttcttcctcttctcctgcTTCTTTTATGTCCCAAGATGGGCAACAGGTGCTCAAACCCAACAAAGAGGGCTCAGAGGGTGGAGCTGGAGCTTGTGTGAACTCTGAGGGCCAGAGTGCCTCTGTGTCCTTCGACCAGACGTCTCAGAAGTTCTCCCTGGATGAGCGCGGCCAGGCGAACAAACGGGACTCTGACTCCAGCACGAACAGTGACCTGTCTGACCTGAGTGAGGCTGAGGATACCTCAGAACCGAGCCAGAAGCCTGGCGCCCAGCTTTCTGCTATAGATGGGGCTGATGGGCACAAACTTAAGCCCCAGGCTTCTGCTAAAAGCCGGCCAAGGAGCAAACCCTTCAAAG TTGGTCAGTCAGTGCTCAAGGACCAGAGTAAGGTGCGGCGGCTGAAGCAGTCCGGTGAGGCCTTCCTGCAAGACGGCTCCTGTATCAACGTAGCGCCGCACCTGCACAAGTGCCGGGAGTGCCGTCTGGAACGCTACCGCAAGTCCCGTGAGCAAGATTCAGACGATGACGACCCCAACGTGGCCTGTCGCTTTTTCCACTTCCGCAG ACTAGCGTTCACGAAGAAGGGCGTGCTTCGCGTTGAGGGCTTCCTAAGCCCACAGCAGAGTGATAACATGGCCATGAGTCTGTGGCTCCCCACCCAAAATGCACAGGAAGGTCTCGATCTGGACACGTCCAAGTACATCCTGGCCAACGTCGGCGACCAGTTCTGCCAGCTCGTTATGTCCGAGAAAGAGGccatgatgatggtggagcctCATC AGAAGGTGGCGTGGAAGCGAGCAGTGCGGGGCGTGAGGGAGATGTGTGATGTGTGCGAGACGACGCTCTTCAACATCCACTGGGTGTGTCGCAAGTGTGGCTTCGGTGTCTGTCTGGATTGCTACCGGCTacggaagacccagccacatgaTG AGGTGGACGACTCTTCAGATGATGAAGTTTTCTCATGGCTAAAGTGTGCGAAAGGTCAACCTCATGAACCCCAGAACCTCATGCCCACCCAAATTATACCTGGCACAG CACTATATAATATAGGGGACATGGTACATGCAGCGCGAGGCAAGTGGGGAATTAAGGCGAACTGTCCCTGCACCAGTCGACACAGCAAACCTGCAGTGCGGCCCACTGCTCCCAATGGCCTTTCACAA TCCGGTGCAGCATCAAGTACGGGGAATGGTGCTTCCACTTCAGCCACGCCCCGCCCAGACGGAGATCCCACAACGTCTGCGACGATCAAAGTGGAACCTGCTGCAGAGGGAAGCAGTACTGAAACATCATCAGGGCCTAGCAACGCCAGCAGTAACGCTACACCTCCAGTCGCTGTCCAGCCAGCTGCCTCCAAGGATCTCAAAGGCAACCCCTCCTCTGCCCTCCATTGGCTCGCTGACCTGGCCACGCAGAAGGCCAAAGAGGACTCCAAAG ATTCGGGCTCTCTGCGGGCCATGATGGGTCGTGAAGCCCGTACTCCTTTCGGCCTGGATGCCTTCAGCACCCTCTCCAAACCATCAGGCCCGAGTCCCAAGCTTTTCAACAGCCTGCTGCTGGGCTCAGGGCCAGCCCAGCCCAAAGCCGAGGGCACAAGTCTGCGCGACTTGCTTAACTCCGGCCCTGGCAAACTGCCTCAGGCTCCTGATGGTGGAGTCCCCTTCCCCTCAGTGTTCTCTTCCTCGTCAGGG TCTGACAAGATGAAGGGAGGTTTACCTACCATTCTGGATCACATCATTGCTTCTGTGGTGGAGAACAAGAAGGCAGAAGGGCGCCGCACCTCGGGCTCAGCAGAAACTGGGGAGTTGGGAACTGTCCCGCGCAGGGAAGGGGTGATGGGCCTTAGTGTTCTGGACCCCCACACTTCACACTCTTGGCTGTGCGACGGCCGACTCCTGTGCTTGCAGGACCCCAGCAACAGCAACAACTGGAAGATCTTCAGAGAGTGTTGGAAACAGGGTCAG CCGGTGCTGGTGTCGGGCATCCACAAAAAGCTCAACAGCGGTCTGTGGAAGCCAGAAGCCTTCAGCGAGGAGTTCGGAGACCAGGATGTGGATCTGGTCAACTGCAGGAACTGTGCCATCATCTCTGACGTCAAGGTCCGAGACTTCTGGGACGGCTTCCAGGTCATCGCCA GACGATTGCAGGGTACAGATGGCCAGCCCATGGTACTGAAACTCAAAGACTGGCCTCCAGGGGAAGACTTCCGAGACATGATGCCCACTCG GTTCGATGACCTCATGGACAATCTGCCTCTACCTGAGTACACTAAAAGAGATGGCCGACTCAACCTGGCCTCCCGTCTTCCCAACTTCTTTGTGCGGCCGGATCTGGGCCCCAAGATGTATAATGCGTACG GTCTGATCTCTACGGAGGACAGGAAAGTTGGCACAACTAACCTGCATCTGGACGTGTCCGATGCCGTTAACGTGATGGTGTACGTGGGAATCCCTGAAGGAAACAGTAACCATGAAAACG AGGTGTCCATCACCATAGAAGAGGGTGACGTGGATGAGATGACGAAGAGAAGGGTGTACGAGGGCAAGGAGAAACCAGGGGCACTCTGGCACATCTACGCTGCAAAGGATGCGGAGAAAATCCGAGAGCTTCTTCGCAAG GTGGGAGAAGAGCAGGGTCAGGAGAACCCTCCAGATCACGACCCCATCCATGACCAGAGCTGGTATCTGGACCATGTACTGCGGCGCCGGCTCTATGAGGAGTATGGGGTGCAGGGCTGGTCGATCGTGCAGTTCCTTGGCGATGCAGTGTTTATTCCTGCTGGAGCGCCCCATCAG GTTCACAACCTGTACAGTTGCATTAAGGTGGCGGAGGACTTTGTCTCACCGGAGCACGTAAAGCACTGCTTCAGACTGACACAGGAGTTCCGACATCTTtccactacacacactaatCACGAGGACAAGCTACAG GTGAAAAACATCATCTACCATGCTGTGAAGGATGCCGTGGGAACGCTGAAAGCCCATGAGTCGAAGCTTGTCCGTTCGTAG